Within Verrucomicrobiia bacterium, the genomic segment CGATGGAAGTAGTGGACGTCGGAGCGCAGGTGGCTGGCCGCATCCAGTCCTTCGGAACCGACACGGAAGGCAAACCGGTTGATTACGGCTCGGTAGTCGAGCAAGGAGCGGTGTTGGCAAAAATAGACGACTCAGTCTATGGAGCCGACCTCGCCGTGGCCAAGGCGCAGCTCGAGCAGGCCGCCGCCGGGGAAATGAGCGCCGCCGCAAATCTCGAGCAGATAAAGGCAAAACGCGTTCAAGCCGATGCAGAATGGAGACGGTCGCAGGTGCTCTACGATTCCAAATTGATTGCTTGCGGGCCTGCAGGCGCGGGACTTGTTTTTTCAGATTTGCGCAATAAACTGTGGGTATGAAGAACGATGTTGTGCCGGTTCAAATACGCGGAATCCTGCCGGCGAACAGCGGGTGCGCGCTGTTTGTGGGCAATGACGAAAAGGTATTCGTCATTAACGTCGAGCCGAACATGGGCGCCATCATCGGCATGTTTCTGCGGGAAACCCCCAAAGAGCGCCCTCTGACGCATGACCTCATTCAAAGCATCTTTAAGGGCTTCAGCATCAATGTCGAGCGGGTCGTCATTACCGAATTGCGCAATTCCACGTATTTTGCGCGCCTCATCTTGCAGCAGCAAAACGAACTCGCTCGGAAGATCGTCGAAATCGACGCGCGCCCAAGCGATTGCCTGGCCCTGGCGACAGCGCAGAAGAAGCCGATTTACGTGGCCTCATCGCTCTTCGAGCAGGTCGAGGACATGAGCGAGGTGCTCGACCGCATCAATGAGAGCGGCAGCGCCGAGGCCGAGTAGGACATGCCTGCTGCCGTTGCCAGGAATACCGCTCCTTTCCTGCTGGTCTGCGGGGAGGATGAGTTTGCCGTCAAGCGGCGGGCCAAGGAGATTTACCTCGAGTGGACTCAGGAACTGGGAGGAATGGACCATGAAATCATCAACGGCACGGTCTCGAATAGCGGCGAGGCCCTGAAGGCCCTTGGCCGCCTGAGGGAATCCATCCAGACCCTGCCATTTTTCGGAAGCGCCAAAGTTATTTGGCTGCAGAATTGCAATTTCCTGGGTGACGAGCGGGCAGCCACCGCCCAGGCGGTGACCGAAGCCCTCAGTAGCCTGGCTCAGGAACTCAAGGAGTTCTCGTGGGAATCGGTTCGGCTGCTCGTCAGCGCCACGAAAACTGACAAACGGAAAGTGTTTTATAAAACCGCCGATAAAATCGGCAAGGTCGAGAGTTTCGCCGGGTGGTCTGTGGATGATCGGGACTGGGCCGAGCAGGCGGAGGTTTGGGCCAGGCGAGGGTTGCGAAGCCGTGGCAAGGAGGTTTCCGACGAAGCGCTAGCCGAATTGGTCAGCCGGGTCGGGCCCAATGCGCGCCAACTTGATAATGAAATCGAGAAAGTGGCGCTGTACGTGGGCGACCGCAAGGAGGTCAGACTAGAAGATGTAATGGACATCTGCACGCAGAACAAGACGGCCCGTGCCTTCGCGCTGGGTGACGCCCTGGGCGACCGGGATTTGCCTCGTTTGCTGCGCCGGCTGGACGAGGAGTTGTGGGAAGTAAAGCTGGACCCGCAAAAATCGGAGATCGGCCTTCTCTATGGACTGATCTCGAAAATTCGGGCGATGCTTCTACTCAAAGAAATGGTGCGCGAAGGTTGGGTGAAGCCCGATGTCGATTATGGCCGCTTCAAGGCTCAACTTGAACGGGTGCCGGCGGAGCAAATGCCGCAGGACCGGCGTCTCAATCCATTGTCTATCAATCCGTATGTGCTGTACAAGGCCCTGCCGCAGACCAAGCGCTACACCCAGGCGGAATTGGTGCGGGCAATGGAAGTTTTGTTGAACTGCAACCAACAGTTGGTTTCCAGCGGGCTCGATGAATCATTGGTGCTGCAACAGGCCTTGGTCCAGGTCGCAGGAAGCGGGCTTGTATGAGCACACCGTCAGCCCGAATGCTTGTGTTGGTGGGAGAGCGCTTTGCCTGCATTAAGATTCAGGGCCGGGCAAATTTTTCTTCCAGCATCGATTTCAGGACGCTGCTCAATGAGCTGCATCAAAAGGGCTACAATTATTTCGTGCTCGACCTTTCCGAGTGCCTGCTGATGGATAGCACCTTCCTAGGTGTGTTGGCCGGATTCGGTCTCAAAATGCGGACTGGACCGAAGGAAGCTTCGGTCCCGCAAATCGAGTTGATGAATCCCAATGCGCGGATTACGGAGTTGCTGGAAAACCTGGGTGTTCTTCACCTCTTTAGGGTTAATCAGGGCTCTTTGCCCAAGTGCGCCGAGGCCCCGGCCCCGGAAGCGGCCTCTTCCACCCGCGAAGAGGTCACGCGCGCCTGCCTCGAGGCCCATGAGATTTTGATGGCGATAAACCCCCAAAACATCTCAAAGTTCAAAGACCTCACCCAATTCCTGGCTGAGGACCTGAAGAAAATGAGCGCAGGCCGCCAGGAGGGGGCTTAATCGCACAATCGCAATTATGCGCGCTCAGGCAGCCATCGCGGATGGTCATGGCCGCTTCACCCTCGAAAGCATTGAGGTGGCAAACCCTGTCCAAGACGAGGTTCTCGTCGAAATCCGTGCAGCAGGGATTTGCCACACAGACCACGCGTCGTTGAACTGGAAGAGGCCCCTGGTGATGGGCCACGAAGGGGCCGGCGTGGTCCGGGCCGTGGGCCCTTTGGTTCGGCATGTCCGTTCCGGGGATGCCGTTGTCTTGAATTGGGCGGTTCCTTGTGGGGCCTGTTTCCAATGCCTGCGCGGCGAGGCCGTCTTATGCGAAGAGAGCAGACCCGCTTATGTGATGGAACAATCCAGCGCCCATGCCCATCCGGAAGGAACCTTTTGGAACGGAAGACCGGTCGAACGGTCCTTCAATCTCGGGACCCTCTCGAGCCTGGCCCTGGTGCGCGCCCCGGCCGTTACCTTGCTGCCACCCGATGTGCCCTTTACCTCGGCGTGCATCGTCGGTTGCGGTGTCATGACCGGTTTTGGCTCCGCAATTAATGTGGCCAAGATTGTGCCGGGGAGTTCAGTGGCTGTTATCGGCTGCGGCGGTGTGGGACTCAACATTATTCAGGCGGCGCGCTTGAGCGGCGCCGAGCGCATCGTGGCTATTGATTTGAGCCAATCCCGGCTCGACCAGGCCAAGCGCTTTGGCGCAACAGACACCCTGGTCGCCGGCTCATTGGATGCTCAATTCGAGGGGCTGACCCGGAAAGTCAAAGCGATGACAGGCGGGCGCGGCGTGGATTACGCATTCGAAGCGACCGCGGCGCCCGCGATGGCCTTTGCCCCGCTGCGCCTGGCGCGCAATGGCGGCATGGCCCTGCAGGTCAGCGGCATCAACGAGGCCGTCTCGGTGCCGATGCCCTGGTTTATGTGGAACAAAACCTACGTAACACCTCTCTATGGCAACTGCGTGCCGGGCCGCGATTTTCCGAAGATTTTCGAATATTACCGCAGGGGCCAGCTCAAGCTGGATGAGCTGATCACCCGGACCTATGCCCTCGAAAACCTGGCCGATGCCCTCGATGACATGATTGCGGGCCGCAACGCCAAGGGCGTTATCGAGTTCCGCTAGTGTGCCAACCGGTAGAACCGTTGTTGGACGGAGGGAACTATGGTTACGGTCACTTGTCCACCGCTGGTAACCTGGGTTCCAGTCGCCGGGCTCCACGAGACTGGCGGGGTCAGGCTGTCGGTATATTCAAGCTGATTCGTGGAGGTTGAATCCGGCCATGAAACCACAAGGCTGTTGTTGGCGCTGATGAGTTTAATTGGAGGGGGCAGCACGGTGAATTGAACAGCAGCCGACGTGGTCATTAGGCCCACATTATCTGTCGCCTGCGCCGTCAGGCTGTATTGTCCAGCACCCAGATTTGTCCAAACCAGGTCGTAAGGGGCCAAGGAGGCCTGTCCCAGACGGTTGGTCCCGTTCCAATAAGTGACCCCGCTGATCGCCCCATCGTCCGAAGCAAACACACGCAGCGTGAGGTTTGTAGGCGCCACAAAAACATCGTTATTGGCGGGGGATGTGATGGCGACGGTAGGCGGGGCATCCACGGTGACCGTGACGGAATTAGTGGCGGTAAGCCCGTGATTCTCGGTTGCCACAGCAGAGAGGATGTAAACACCAGGGTTCACATTGAACAGGCTGACTGAATAAGGCGGTGTGATCGCAGTCGCCAGCAAGGAGGAATTCTTATAAAAGTCCACATTTGTCACGGTGCCATCCAGGTCCGAAACCGCTGTCTGAATGGTGATGTTTGCCGGGGCCGCGAAAAGAGTGCTGTTGGTGGGAGCGGTGATGGTGACAGTGGGCGGTGCGTTGGTGCTCCAGGGGTAAAGTTGAGTTTGAGGAATAATGGCCAGAGCTGTCGAGGGGCTGGCCCAGGACAACGTAGCCGAAGCGCTGCCGCCATGTTCGTAGTAGGCCATGACGATATCGTAACGATGGCCTGCCGTTAGATTGATCGTGCCAGTCCAAGCCGTGGCGCCCTGATCCTGCCATTTATTGATGATATTCTGGCCGTTGACCCACAACCGGACGCCATCATCTGTGACTGTCTGAAATGTGTAGGTCTCAGAAAATTCTGGCTGAACTTTCCCTGACCAGACGGCAGTGAAATCGTCCACCGAGATGCTTGGGTCCGGGGAACCGCTCCCCCAATTAAAGTTAACCGTCGGGTCGATGCGCACCAGAGTCGGCGTTCCGTTGGTGG encodes:
- a CDS encoding bifunctional nuclease domain-containing protein — encoded protein: MKNDVVPVQIRGILPANSGCALFVGNDEKVFVINVEPNMGAIIGMFLRETPKERPLTHDLIQSIFKGFSINVERVVITELRNSTYFARLILQQQNELARKIVEIDARPSDCLALATAQKKPIYVASSLFEQVEDMSEVLDRINESGSAEAE
- the holA gene encoding DNA polymerase III subunit delta, producing MPAAVARNTAPFLLVCGEDEFAVKRRAKEIYLEWTQELGGMDHEIINGTVSNSGEALKALGRLRESIQTLPFFGSAKVIWLQNCNFLGDERAATAQAVTEALSSLAQELKEFSWESVRLLVSATKTDKRKVFYKTADKIGKVESFAGWSVDDRDWAEQAEVWARRGLRSRGKEVSDEALAELVSRVGPNARQLDNEIEKVALYVGDRKEVRLEDVMDICTQNKTARAFALGDALGDRDLPRLLRRLDEELWEVKLDPQKSEIGLLYGLISKIRAMLLLKEMVREGWVKPDVDYGRFKAQLERVPAEQMPQDRRLNPLSINPYVLYKALPQTKRYTQAELVRAMEVLLNCNQQLVSSGLDESLVLQQALVQVAGSGLV
- a CDS encoding STAS domain-containing protein, whose translation is MSTPSARMLVLVGERFACIKIQGRANFSSSIDFRTLLNELHQKGYNYFVLDLSECLLMDSTFLGVLAGFGLKMRTGPKEASVPQIELMNPNARITELLENLGVLHLFRVNQGSLPKCAEAPAPEAASSTREEVTRACLEAHEILMAINPQNISKFKDLTQFLAEDLKKMSAGRQEGA
- a CDS encoding alcohol dehydrogenase catalytic domain-containing protein translates to MRAQAAIADGHGRFTLESIEVANPVQDEVLVEIRAAGICHTDHASLNWKRPLVMGHEGAGVVRAVGPLVRHVRSGDAVVLNWAVPCGACFQCLRGEAVLCEESRPAYVMEQSSAHAHPEGTFWNGRPVERSFNLGTLSSLALVRAPAVTLLPPDVPFTSACIVGCGVMTGFGSAINVAKIVPGSSVAVIGCGGVGLNIIQAARLSGAERIVAIDLSQSRLDQAKRFGATDTLVAGSLDAQFEGLTRKVKAMTGGRGVDYAFEATAAPAMAFAPLRLARNGGMALQVSGINEAVSVPMPWFMWNKTYVTPLYGNCVPGRDFPKIFEYYRRGQLKLDELITRTYALENLADALDDMIAGRNAKGVIEFR